In Cellulomonas wangsupingiae, the genomic window GGGCCTGGCCGGGCAGCTCGACGCCCAGGTGCTCGCGGCCGCCCGTGCCGACGACCAGCACCTGACGTCCGTCGAGCAGGAGGGCCTGCCGTCCGCCGACGACCTCGAGCACCTGCTCGGGGGCCTGACGTGGCCGCCCACGGTGCACGGCGCCGCGGTGACGGTGGAGCGGGTCGTGCTCCCCCCGGGCGCCGAGGAGGACCTGCCGACGGATCCCGAGGCGGCGCTCGCGGCGCTGCTGTCGCACCCGCAGCGGCAGGACGTGCGTCTCGCGGTCGGTGTGCTGCGCGACGGGCCGTCGTGGTGTGCGGTGCGCACCCGGGCCCACGACAGCGACGACGCGGTCGGCCAGGGGCCCGACCTCGTGCCCGGCCTCGTCGAGGCGGTGCGCGCGACCCTGGCGTGACGCGCGGCGACGCCCGTCGGTCAGCCCGCGGTGCAGGTGGGCAGGTCGCCGCCCTCGCCCGCGCCGATCGCGACCATCGCCTCGCGCGCCTCGTGCAGCGTCGCGACCTCGACGACGCGCAGGCCGTCCGGGACGTGCCCGACGACCTCGTCGCAGTTGTCGCTCGGTGCGAGGAACCACGTGGCGCCGTCGCGCGCCGCGCCCGCGAGCTTCTGGCGGATGCCGCCGATCGGCCCGATCGCACCGGTGACGTCCACCGTGCCGGTCCCGGCGATGACCTCGCCGGCGGCCTCGTCCTCGGGCGTGAGCAGGTCCACGATCCCGAGCGCGAACATCGCGCCCGCGCTCGGCCCGCCGATGCCCTCGATGTTGATGTCGACGTCGACCGGCATG contains:
- a CDS encoding PPA1309 family protein, with the translated sequence MDAVSTSPTPPQPTDDSSSDARARRALADAVREIEHHVASAGWDAPVRVFALVRTQAALEAEPGLAGQLDAQVLAAARADDQHLTSVEQEGLPSADDLEHLLGGLTWPPTVHGAAVTVERVVLPPGAEEDLPTDPEAALAALLSHPQRQDVRLAVGVLRDGPSWCAVRTRAHDSDDAVGQGPDLVPGLVEAVRATLA